In Candidatus Polarisedimenticolia bacterium, the following are encoded in one genomic region:
- a CDS encoding OsmC family peroxiredoxin, producing the protein MPTRTSSAAWKGGLKTGSGTVKVGKVYEGSYSFPSRFEEGAGTNPEEMLAAAHAACLSMALAAGLERAGTPATEISTRASATLEKVGEAFRITKMRLEVRGSVPGIAAAAFKEAAEKAKEGCPVSNAFKNNMTIEMEVMLEG; encoded by the coding sequence ATGCCAACGCGGACGTCGAGCGCCGCCTGGAAAGGCGGCTTGAAGACGGGATCGGGAACGGTAAAGGTCGGGAAGGTCTACGAAGGAAGCTATTCGTTCCCGTCGCGCTTCGAGGAAGGAGCCGGCACCAATCCCGAGGAGATGCTGGCGGCCGCCCACGCCGCCTGCCTGAGCATGGCGCTGGCGGCGGGGCTGGAGCGCGCCGGGACCCCGGCAACCGAGATTTCCACCCGGGCTTCCGCGACTCTGGAGAAAGTCGGCGAAGCGTTCCGCATCACGAAGATGCGCCTGGAGGTGCGCGGCAGCGTGCCGGGGATCGCCGCGGCCGCCTTCAAGGAAGCCGCCGAGAAGGCGAAAGAGGGGTGTCCCGTCTCCAACGCCTTCAAGAACAACATGACGATCGAGATGGAAGTGATGCTCGAGGGATGA
- a CDS encoding FKBP-type peptidyl-prolyl cis-trans isomerase yields MRKLAMVAVLAGMAVLAGCKGSDATKTTGGNGQLLTEDDKTVYAMGVMLGGNVKSMSLTPEQIETMTRGFKDAALGKTPEVDPQSRAAQIQEFARGRATAAADAEKKKSADFLAQAEKESGAVKTESGIIIKTLTPGKGDSPKPTDTVKVHYTGKLTDGSVFDSSVQRGQPAEFALTGVIPCWTQGLQKMKVGEKAQLVCPSDVAYGDQGRPPRIPGGATLVFEVELLEIKK; encoded by the coding sequence ATGAGAAAGCTGGCGATGGTCGCGGTCCTGGCAGGGATGGCCGTCCTGGCAGGGTGCAAGGGGAGTGATGCCACGAAGACCACCGGCGGGAACGGACAGCTCCTCACCGAGGACGACAAGACGGTTTACGCCATGGGCGTGATGCTCGGGGGGAACGTGAAGTCGATGTCCCTCACCCCGGAGCAGATCGAGACGATGACCCGCGGCTTCAAGGATGCGGCGCTGGGCAAGACTCCCGAGGTCGATCCGCAGAGCCGGGCCGCCCAGATCCAGGAGTTCGCGCGCGGCCGGGCCACCGCCGCCGCCGATGCCGAAAAGAAGAAGTCAGCCGACTTCCTGGCCCAGGCGGAGAAGGAGTCGGGGGCCGTCAAGACCGAATCGGGCATCATCATCAAGACGCTGACCCCGGGGAAGGGCGACAGCCCCAAGCCCACCGACACGGTGAAGGTGCACTACACCGGTAAGCTCACCGACGGCTCGGTCTTCGACAGCTCGGTGCAGCGGGGCCAGCCGGCCGAGTTCGCGCTGACCGGCGTGATTCCCTGCTGGACCCAGGGCTTGCAGAAGATGAAGGTGGGGGAGAAGGCGCAGCTCGTCTGCCCTTCGGACGTGGCCTACGGGGACCAGGGAAGGCCGCCCCGCATTCCGGGCGGCGCCACCCTGGTGTTCGAAGTCGAGCTCCTGGAGATCAAGAAGTAA
- a CDS encoding class I SAM-dependent methyltransferase, giving the protein METSRLLDMRDCAREEFQSLHQAMRAIALGMQPAWFRPLLLRSARLKSYTGFDHWSRSWEYPWAILAARLPTPPARILDVGGGGSAFAYYLAGRGYECVVADPSLNEGAGCVYDRERTLGQNARSMIKKVLFRAAGIHSVWGLPEADRVHPIRFVADRADKLTFPDGHFDRVFCLSVIEHIPQEAWASCLNEMERVLKPGGFLVITEDMTPQEADAQVYRRLLEASRLRLLGDPRYPVPIPEQDARQRHPGQGYETIGLVWESPVAGGAKGNV; this is encoded by the coding sequence ATGGAGACTTCCCGTCTTCTGGACATGCGGGACTGCGCGCGAGAGGAGTTCCAATCCCTCCACCAGGCGATGCGCGCCATCGCCTTAGGCATGCAGCCTGCCTGGTTCCGGCCATTACTGCTGCGCAGCGCGCGGCTCAAGAGCTACACCGGCTTCGACCACTGGTCGCGTTCCTGGGAATATCCCTGGGCGATCCTGGCGGCACGGCTTCCCACCCCGCCCGCCCGGATTCTGGACGTGGGCGGTGGCGGCAGCGCCTTCGCCTACTACCTGGCGGGACGAGGGTACGAATGCGTCGTGGCCGATCCCTCGCTGAACGAGGGGGCGGGATGCGTCTACGACCGGGAGCGCACGCTCGGTCAGAACGCCCGCTCGATGATCAAGAAGGTCCTGTTCCGGGCCGCCGGCATCCATTCGGTCTGGGGACTTCCCGAGGCCGATCGGGTCCATCCGATCCGCTTCGTCGCCGACCGTGCCGACAAGCTCACCTTTCCCGATGGGCATTTCGATCGCGTCTTCTGTCTTTCGGTCATCGAGCACATTCCGCAGGAGGCCTGGGCGAGCTGTCTCAACGAGATGGAGCGGGTCCTGAAGCCGGGGGGCTTCCTGGTGATCACCGAGGACATGACTCCCCAGGAAGCCGACGCGCAGGTCTATCGCCGGCTGCTGGAGGCTTCCCGGCTGCGGCTTCTGGGAGATCCGCGCTACCCCGTTCCCATTCCGGAACAGGACGCGCGCCAGCGCCATCCGGGGCAGGGGTACGAAACGATTGGGCTGGTCTGGGAGAGCCCGGTTGCCGGGGGCGCCAAAGGAAATGTATAG
- a CDS encoding lipase maturation factor family protein: MSDFLDPLFPPPESSAPTYWLTRFLILRLLGGIYLVAFLCAVRQIVPLIGSHGLLPLNHFLSRVESHFGSRMEGFLQFPSLFWADSSDAWLAGVAWIGAALSLLVLAGYANALIMALLWALYMSFVHVGQDWYGYGWEIQLLETGFLGIFLCPLLDPRPFPSRPPSIPVLVLFRWLIFRIMLGAGLIKMRGDPCWRDLTCLTTHYETQPIPNPLSRTLHFMPLWFHKLGVLFNHFAEMVAPWFAFGPRRARHVAGSVLLAFQLFLIASGNLSFLNYLTIVPILACFDDGLLCKVLPGWIVRRAERARLEARASRSQRWMAMTLVALVAVLSINVVSNLLSERQAMNTSFDRLELVNTYGAFGSVGKIRREIVFQGTSDTAPAETSVWRDYEFVCKPGDPQRRPCIISPYQPRIDWQIWFAAMSSPDRYPWTLHLIWKLLHNDSGALSLLAGNPFPDAPPRFIRAMLYEYHFAPPGNPTGAWWDRRPLGVWIPAVSTEDPRLLRFLTAYGWADSAATR; this comes from the coding sequence TTGAGCGATTTCCTGGACCCACTCTTTCCACCGCCCGAAAGCTCCGCTCCCACCTACTGGCTGACCCGCTTCCTGATCCTTCGGCTCCTGGGCGGAATCTACCTGGTGGCCTTCCTGTGCGCCGTCCGGCAGATCGTCCCGCTCATCGGCAGCCATGGACTGCTTCCGTTGAACCACTTCCTGAGCCGGGTCGAGTCGCACTTCGGCTCGCGCATGGAAGGCTTCCTGCAGTTTCCGAGCCTCTTCTGGGCCGACTCATCCGATGCGTGGCTGGCCGGGGTGGCCTGGATCGGGGCGGCGCTTTCGCTGCTGGTGCTGGCGGGATACGCCAATGCCCTGATCATGGCGCTCCTCTGGGCCCTCTACATGTCCTTCGTGCATGTCGGGCAGGATTGGTATGGGTATGGATGGGAGATCCAGCTCCTCGAAACCGGGTTCCTGGGGATCTTCCTCTGTCCTTTGCTCGACCCTCGCCCCTTCCCGTCGCGTCCGCCGTCGATTCCGGTCCTGGTGCTGTTCCGCTGGCTGATCTTCCGCATCATGCTGGGGGCCGGGCTGATCAAGATGCGGGGCGACCCCTGCTGGCGCGATCTGACCTGCCTGACGACCCACTACGAAACCCAGCCGATCCCGAACCCCCTCAGCCGCACCCTGCACTTCATGCCCCTCTGGTTCCACAAGCTCGGGGTGCTGTTCAATCACTTCGCCGAGATGGTCGCCCCCTGGTTCGCCTTCGGCCCGCGCCGGGCGCGGCATGTCGCGGGGAGCGTCCTGCTCGCCTTTCAGCTGTTCCTGATTGCGAGCGGCAATCTCTCCTTCCTCAATTACCTGACGATCGTGCCGATCCTCGCCTGCTTCGATGACGGCTTGCTGTGCAAGGTGCTGCCGGGATGGATCGTGCGGCGGGCGGAGCGGGCCCGGCTCGAAGCGCGAGCGTCGCGCTCCCAGCGCTGGATGGCGATGACGCTGGTGGCCCTGGTCGCCGTTCTCAGCATCAACGTGGTGAGCAACCTCCTCTCCGAGAGGCAGGCGATGAACACCTCCTTCGACCGGCTGGAGCTGGTGAACACCTATGGCGCTTTCGGCAGCGTCGGCAAGATCCGCCGGGAGATTGTCTTCCAGGGGACCTCCGACACCGCACCGGCCGAGACTTCTGTCTGGCGGGACTACGAGTTCGTCTGCAAGCCGGGAGATCCGCAGCGCAGGCCCTGCATCATCTCCCCCTATCAGCCGCGCATCGACTGGCAGATCTGGTTCGCGGCAATGTCCTCCCCGGACCGCTATCCCTGGACGCTGCATCTGATCTGGAAGCTGCTGCACAACGATTCCGGAGCCCTGAGCCTGCTGGCCGGGAACCCGTTTCCCGACGCGCCGCCGCGCTTCATCCGCGCGATGCTGTATGAGTACCACTTTGCGCCGCCAGGGAATCCGACGGGAGCCTGGTGGGATCGCCGCCCGCTCGGGGTCTGGATTCCCGCCGTCTCCACGGAGGACCCGCGGTTGCTGCGGTTCCTTACCGCCTACGGCTGGGCGGATTCGGCCGCGACCCGCTAA
- a CDS encoding M14 family metallopeptidase produces the protein MKIRLRLPAPYPAVALAMAAGALAGLVAAPKTPSAAGRDDWRTPAEISEYRKTPRYAETMAYLKRLAAAAPSRLKIESFGTTGEGRDLVAVIASGDGTFDPAKIRRAGRPVVLIQNSIHAGEMDGKDSCLALLRDMTVTKEKAALLERAVVVVIPIYNADGHERFGAFNRINQNGPEEMGWRTQAMNLNLNRDYLKADAPETRAFLKLWDRWNPDFFVDDHVTDGADYLYDVTYNLDTTPDVFPALAEWQKTVLGPYLDRSVKESGHAIGPLVFLRDDSDPAEGLAVFPDTPRYSTGYTILRNRPGMLVELHMLKDYKTRVTGNYELLRALLEAINRDAAKLVAMNREADAATIAEGGKATGRSPYPIRLEATKETQDFLYPSHDYRRATSEISGGIEISYLPALKEITVPRTAGVKIAKTVVPPRAYIVPAQWKAVIGVLEAHGLTMRRTSAPWSGEVGTYRCEGLKWQASSFEGRQVLFVPVEAREGEGSQGSCSAVRETISFPKGSVVVPLDQAAARVAIHFLEPEAPDSAMAWGFFNAVFEQKEYGESYVLEKLARDMLAKDPKLKEEFERKIAGDKEFAADPQARLAFFHRRSPWWDSRMGLYPVGRLDSLDSLPLAP, from the coding sequence GTGAAGATCCGGCTCCGGCTGCCGGCTCCCTATCCGGCCGTGGCCCTGGCGATGGCCGCCGGCGCGCTGGCAGGCCTGGTGGCCGCGCCCAAGACCCCTTCGGCTGCCGGCCGCGACGACTGGCGCACACCAGCCGAGATCTCCGAATACCGCAAGACGCCGCGCTACGCCGAGACGATGGCCTACCTGAAGCGCCTGGCCGCGGCGGCTCCGTCCCGACTGAAAATCGAGAGCTTCGGCACGACCGGCGAAGGGCGTGACCTGGTCGCCGTCATCGCCTCCGGCGACGGAACCTTCGATCCCGCGAAGATCCGCCGGGCCGGCCGCCCCGTCGTCCTGATCCAGAATTCGATCCATGCCGGAGAGATGGACGGCAAGGACTCCTGCCTCGCCCTGCTGCGCGACATGACCGTCACCAAGGAAAAAGCGGCGCTGCTGGAGCGTGCGGTGGTGGTCGTCATCCCGATCTACAACGCCGACGGCCACGAGCGCTTCGGTGCCTTCAACCGCATCAATCAGAACGGTCCCGAGGAGATGGGATGGCGCACCCAGGCGATGAACCTGAACCTGAACCGCGACTACCTGAAGGCCGACGCCCCCGAGACGCGCGCCTTCCTGAAGCTCTGGGACCGCTGGAATCCCGATTTCTTCGTGGACGATCACGTCACCGACGGCGCCGACTACCTCTACGATGTCACCTACAATCTCGACACAACCCCCGATGTCTTCCCCGCGCTGGCCGAATGGCAGAAAACGGTTCTCGGTCCGTATCTCGACAGGTCGGTGAAGGAGTCGGGACACGCCATCGGGCCGCTCGTCTTCCTGCGCGATGATTCCGATCCGGCGGAGGGACTGGCGGTCTTCCCCGACACACCACGCTATTCCACCGGCTACACCATCCTGCGCAACCGCCCCGGCATGCTGGTGGAGCTGCACATGCTGAAGGACTACAAGACGCGGGTCACCGGGAACTACGAGCTGCTGCGGGCGCTGCTGGAAGCTATCAATCGGGACGCCGCCAAGCTGGTGGCGATGAACCGCGAAGCCGATGCCGCCACGATCGCGGAGGGAGGCAAAGCGACCGGCAGGAGTCCGTACCCCATCCGGCTGGAGGCGACGAAGGAGACGCAGGATTTCCTCTACCCGAGCCACGACTACCGGCGCGCCACGAGCGAAATCTCCGGTGGCATCGAGATCAGCTATCTCCCGGCTCTGAAGGAAATCACGGTGCCGCGCACGGCCGGCGTGAAGATTGCCAAGACGGTCGTTCCGCCGCGCGCCTACATCGTGCCGGCCCAGTGGAAGGCGGTCATCGGGGTGCTCGAAGCGCACGGGCTGACGATGCGGCGCACCTCGGCCCCCTGGAGCGGCGAGGTGGGGACCTACCGCTGCGAGGGGCTGAAGTGGCAGGCCAGCTCGTTCGAAGGGCGCCAGGTGCTGTTCGTTCCGGTCGAGGCGCGGGAAGGAGAAGGCTCGCAGGGATCCTGCAGCGCCGTGCGCGAGACGATCTCCTTTCCGAAGGGCTCCGTCGTGGTTCCCCTGGATCAGGCGGCCGCGAGAGTCGCCATCCATTTCCTCGAGCCCGAGGCTCCCGATTCGGCGATGGCCTGGGGCTTCTTCAACGCCGTCTTCGAGCAGAAGGAATACGGCGAGAGCTATGTCCTGGAGAAGCTGGCAAGGGACATGCTCGCGAAGGACCCGAAGCTGAAGGAGGAGTTCGAGCGGAAGATTGCCGGCGACAAGGAATTCGCCGCCGACCCGCAGGCCCGCCTCGCCTTCTTCCACCGGCGCTCTCCCTGGTGGGATTCGCGCATGGGACTCTACCCCGTCGGCAGGCTGGATTCCCTGGATTCTCTCCCGCTCGCCCCTTGA
- a CDS encoding lipocalin family protein has product MRIGKAAALCILLCVGAVGLLSGDWHGAAPGNVWSFPRDHWAHPEFRNEWWYFTGILEEASGGGRRFGYQFTVFRIGLVPEKPPLDSRWSAGQLFMGHAAAADLSAARHRFSDVLYRDIPLLAGFSIFPEPRLAWSLAPPGTSEPWELRWNGEGFDFRMRDEVRGLAFDLSTRPLKPLVLEGPGGYSRKGDTADAASLYYSFTRLETRGTLTLEGRSIPVRGTSWMDREMSTTALAEDQEGWDWFGLRLEDGRDLMLYRLRQKSGGGSFRRGTIVDAAGKPRYLEPADWSGRSVETWTSPHTGAVYPARWILEIPSAGLTLEVEPELADQENVARRSANLAYWEGAVRVRSRGAIVGEGYMELTGYGRNSRPPL; this is encoded by the coding sequence GTGAGGATCGGTAAAGCCGCCGCGCTGTGCATCCTCCTCTGCGTGGGGGCCGTCGGATTGCTGTCCGGCGACTGGCACGGCGCCGCGCCGGGGAACGTCTGGTCGTTCCCGCGCGACCACTGGGCGCATCCGGAGTTCCGCAACGAATGGTGGTATTTCACCGGGATCCTGGAAGAGGCGAGCGGCGGAGGGCGGCGCTTCGGCTACCAGTTCACCGTCTTCCGGATCGGGCTCGTCCCGGAAAAGCCGCCGCTCGATTCGCGATGGAGCGCCGGGCAGCTCTTCATGGGGCATGCGGCGGCGGCCGATCTTTCCGCCGCACGGCATCGGTTCAGCGATGTCCTGTACCGCGACATTCCGCTGCTGGCCGGGTTCTCGATCTTTCCCGAGCCGCGGCTCGCCTGGAGCCTGGCGCCGCCCGGCACTTCGGAGCCCTGGGAGCTGCGCTGGAACGGCGAAGGGTTCGACTTCCGCATGCGCGACGAGGTGCGCGGGCTGGCTTTCGACCTGTCGACCCGCCCCCTGAAGCCGCTGGTTCTCGAGGGTCCCGGCGGCTACAGCCGCAAAGGAGACACGGCGGACGCCGCGAGCCTGTATTACAGCTTCACCCGCCTCGAGACGCGCGGCACCCTCACCCTGGAGGGACGGAGCATTCCGGTGCGCGGCACGAGCTGGATGGATCGCGAGATGAGCACCACGGCGCTGGCCGAGGACCAGGAAGGCTGGGACTGGTTCGGGCTGCGGCTCGAGGATGGGCGCGACCTGATGCTCTACCGGCTGCGGCAGAAATCGGGCGGCGGAAGCTTCCGCCGGGGAACCATCGTCGACGCCGCGGGAAAGCCCCGCTACCTGGAGCCGGCCGACTGGTCGGGGCGCAGCGTCGAAACCTGGACCAGTCCGCACACCGGGGCCGTCTATCCGGCGCGCTGGATCCTCGAGATTCCCAGCGCAGGCTTGACGCTCGAGGTCGAGCCGGAGCTGGCGGACCAGGAGAATGTGGCGCGGCGCTCCGCCAACCTTGCTTATTGGGAAGGCGCGGTGCGCGTGCGATCCCGCGGCGCGATCGTGGGCGAAGGGTACATGGAGCTGACCGGCTACGGTCGGAACAGCCGCCCCCCGCTGTGA
- a CDS encoding FtsX-like permease family protein, which produces MIRLVLRGLAERLRAGPVLFLLTLAGVALGVASALSIQILNRSALQAFEASAQAVSGESDLTVAARGPRLAEEIFPKVLGTRGVAAAWPVLRTSVALPQSDGAFLEIVGLDLYAARSVPWKETPKDLAAALSEPGWIALTPKLAAARGWKVGDAFEATSGSRRLQLKVGALVDFQRIAPLAGPGLAVMDIAQAQALLGRAGEIDQVEIRSAAGAAGRELAQRLRRSLGPGVRIETPEQRRSQALGLLSAFRLNLTALSLVSLFVGTFLVYASIQASLLRRRAEFGLLRSLGAGRGQVAGLILAEVGVLSLAGVAIGLPLGVAAARANVKSVSATLSNLYLLQSVEHLSVPPGLLVLSAVLGLAAALAGSVAPCWEMSRKDARSLLSGYRLHERVGAAAPALLIAGVILAGSALIWYATFGSHLKPAGFVVGVAVLLALPLMSPYLLELSSSWMRSNAFALAYGVRSLGRSLGITAVAAAALTVTVSMLVGITVMIGSFRRTLELWVDATIRADVYVSTESYSRARGEAGIDAATLAALQGRAEVRAIDRLRQTFTEIEGRRVSVIGVDMELREGASRFALLEGDAREALRRARDEGAILVGEPLARKAGLRRGDRPRIVAAEGERRLPIAGVYYDYGSEQGSAAVDLKTFAKLFGEGPINNMALYLKPGADAESVAGRLQAELAGRGLRIRSNRELRQRILAIFDDTFAVTRLLRAMGLLIAVCGVTLTLLVLAREQVAELALYRALGASRPQIFRVFLGKGMGLAGFSLAAGSAGGMALALILIYGINRAYFGWTIALHFPAASVAADAALLLACAIAASLYPALRAARTPAVELSREDR; this is translated from the coding sequence ATGATCCGCCTGGTCCTGCGCGGCCTGGCGGAGCGCCTGCGGGCCGGTCCCGTTCTTTTCCTCCTCACGCTCGCCGGGGTGGCCCTGGGCGTCGCCTCGGCCCTGTCGATCCAGATCCTCAACCGCAGCGCCTTGCAGGCTTTCGAAGCGAGCGCGCAGGCGGTGTCGGGGGAATCGGATCTCACCGTCGCCGCGCGGGGCCCCCGCCTCGCGGAGGAGATCTTTCCCAAGGTCCTGGGCACGCGCGGCGTGGCGGCCGCATGGCCGGTGCTGCGCACTTCGGTTGCCCTGCCGCAAAGTGACGGCGCCTTCCTCGAGATCGTCGGACTGGATCTCTACGCCGCCCGATCGGTTCCCTGGAAGGAGACGCCGAAGGACCTGGCGGCGGCGCTGTCAGAGCCGGGATGGATTGCGCTGACGCCGAAGCTGGCCGCGGCGCGCGGCTGGAAAGTCGGGGACGCCTTCGAGGCGACCTCCGGAAGCCGGCGCCTCCAGCTCAAGGTCGGCGCCCTGGTGGATTTTCAGAGAATCGCGCCGCTGGCCGGTCCGGGACTGGCGGTGATGGACATCGCCCAGGCGCAGGCGCTCCTGGGGAGAGCGGGCGAGATCGATCAGGTGGAGATCCGCAGCGCGGCAGGCGCCGCGGGAAGGGAGCTGGCGCAGCGCCTGCGGCGGAGCCTGGGACCCGGCGTCCGCATCGAAACGCCGGAGCAGCGGCGCTCCCAGGCCCTGGGGCTGCTCAGCGCCTTCCGGCTGAACCTGACCGCATTGAGCCTGGTGAGCCTCTTTGTCGGCACCTTCCTGGTCTACGCCAGCATCCAGGCCTCGCTGCTGCGCCGCCGTGCGGAGTTCGGGTTGCTGCGCTCGCTGGGGGCGGGGCGCGGGCAGGTCGCCGGGCTGATCCTGGCGGAGGTCGGAGTCCTCTCGCTCGCGGGAGTGGCGATCGGCCTGCCGCTCGGAGTCGCGGCGGCGCGCGCCAACGTGAAAAGCGTCAGCGCGACGCTGTCGAACCTCTACTTGCTCCAGTCGGTGGAGCACCTCTCGGTCCCACCGGGATTGCTGGTGCTCTCGGCGGTGCTGGGACTCGCGGCCGCGCTTGCCGGATCGGTGGCGCCCTGCTGGGAGATGAGCCGCAAGGACGCCCGCAGCCTGCTGTCGGGCTATCGCCTGCACGAGCGGGTGGGGGCGGCGGCCCCGGCCCTGCTGATCGCCGGAGTGATCCTGGCCGGGTCGGCTTTGATCTGGTACGCGACGTTCGGATCCCATCTGAAGCCCGCCGGATTCGTGGTGGGCGTGGCCGTGCTGCTGGCGCTGCCGCTGATGAGCCCCTATCTGCTCGAGCTCTCCAGCAGCTGGATGCGCAGCAACGCCTTCGCGCTCGCCTACGGGGTCCGCAGCCTGGGGCGCAGCCTCGGGATCACGGCGGTGGCGGCCGCGGCGCTGACGGTGACGGTGAGCATGCTGGTCGGGATCACGGTGATGATCGGCAGCTTCCGGCGGACGCTCGAGCTGTGGGTCGACGCCACCATCCGGGCCGACGTCTACGTCTCCACCGAATCGTACAGCCGGGCGCGTGGCGAGGCCGGAATCGATGCCGCGACGCTGGCGGCCCTGCAGGGAAGAGCGGAAGTGCGTGCCATCGATCGGCTGCGGCAAACCTTCACCGAGATCGAAGGGCGCCGCGTCTCGGTGATCGGCGTCGACATGGAGCTTCGCGAGGGGGCCTCGCGCTTCGCGCTGCTGGAAGGCGATGCGCGTGAAGCGCTGCGGCGCGCCCGGGACGAGGGGGCGATCCTGGTGGGGGAGCCGCTGGCGCGCAAGGCGGGGCTGCGCCGTGGGGACCGGCCGCGCATCGTAGCCGCCGAAGGGGAGCGCAGGCTGCCGATTGCCGGCGTCTACTACGACTACGGCAGCGAGCAGGGATCGGCGGCGGTCGATCTCAAGACCTTCGCGAAGCTCTTCGGCGAGGGGCCCATCAACAACATGGCGCTCTACCTGAAGCCCGGCGCCGATGCGGAATCGGTGGCCGGCCGGCTGCAGGCCGAGCTGGCGGGACGCGGGCTGCGCATCCGCAGCAACCGCGAGCTGCGCCAGCGCATCCTGGCGATCTTCGACGACACCTTCGCGGTCACCCGATTGCTGCGGGCGATGGGGTTGCTCATCGCCGTCTGCGGCGTGACCCTCACGCTGCTGGTCCTGGCGCGCGAGCAGGTCGCCGAGCTCGCCCTCTACCGCGCCCTCGGCGCCTCTCGCCCGCAGATCTTCCGGGTCTTTCTCGGGAAAGGGATGGGACTGGCGGGCTTTTCCCTTGCGGCCGGCTCGGCCGGCGGCATGGCGCTGGCGCTGATCCTGATCTATGGCATCAACCGGGCCTATTTCGGCTGGACCATCGCGCTCCACTTCCCGGCGGCTTCGGTGGCTGCCGACGCGGCGCTCCTGCTCGCCTGCGCGATCGCCGCGAGCCTCTACCCGGCCCTGCGCGCCGCCCGCACCCCCGCCGTGGAGCTGAGCCGTGAGGATCGGTAA